The following are encoded together in the Lathyrus oleraceus cultivar Zhongwan6 chromosome 3, CAAS_Psat_ZW6_1.0, whole genome shotgun sequence genome:
- the LOC127128423 gene encoding uncharacterized protein LOC127128423 isoform X2, protein MAKKFILVLVLLQVSSFMGFTKGIYTHKEHQKHHPVAPTPSPIQSQSSHSFDSLDLDHHRKKHHRHHPSSPAPSPHQSTSTSSIDSIDLDRHPKAHPPHHPSAPTHSPVQSPSSFSIDSIDLDHHRKKHHRHHPSSPTPSHVQPPSSFINESFDVDHHRKKHHHHHPSTPTHSPVQSPSSSSIDSLDLDHHHKKHKKHHHHHPQSPIPSPTQSPST, encoded by the exons ATGGCCAAAAAATTTATCTTAGTACTAGTCTTACTTCAAGTGAGCTCTTTTATGGGCTTTACTAAAGGGATTTATACTCACAAAGAACACCAAAAACATCACCCAGTAGCCCCAACTCCATCCCCTATTCAATCACAATCTTCTCACTCTTTTGATTCTCTTGATCTTGATCATCATCGTAAGAAACATCACCGACATCATCCATCATCCCCAGCTCCTTCCCCTCATCAATCAACATCTAC CTCATCTATTGATTCTATAGATTTAGATCGTCATCCCAAGGCACATCCTCCCCATCATCCATCAGCCCCAACCCATTCTCCTGTTCAGTCACCATCTTCGTTCTCTATTGATTCCATTGATCTAGACCATCATCGCAAGAAACATCACCGCCATCACCCATCATCCCCAACCCCTTCCCATGTTCAACCACCATCTTCTTTCATTAATGAGTCATTTGATGTGGATCATCATCGCAAGAAACATCATCACCATCACCCATCAACCCCAACTCATTCCCCTGTTCAATCACCATCTTCCTCCTCTATAGATTCTCTTGATTTGGATCATCATCacaagaaacacaagaaacatcatcatcatcatcccCAATCTCCAATCCCTTCCCCAACTCAATCTCCATCTACTTAA
- the LOC127128423 gene encoding uncharacterized protein LOC127128423 isoform X1, whose protein sequence is MAKKFILVLVLLQVSSFMGFTKGIYTHKEHQKHHPVAPTPSPIQSQSSHSFDSLDLDHHRKKHHRHHPSSPAPSPHQSTSTSSIDSIDLDRHPKAHPPHHPSAPTHSPVQSPSSFSIDFIDLDHHRKKHHRHHPSSPTPSHVQPPSSFINESFDVDHHRKKHHHHHPSTPTHSPVQSPSSSSIDSLDLDHHHKKHKKHHHHHHPQSPIPSPTQSPST, encoded by the exons ATGGCCAAAAAATTTATCTTAGTACTAGTCTTACTTCAAGTGAGCTCTTTTATGGGCTTTACTAAAGGGATTTATACTCACAAAGAACACCAAAAACATCACCCAGTAGCCCCAACTCCATCCCCTATTCAATCACAATCTTCTCACTCTTTTGATTCTCTTGATCTTGATCATCATCGTAAGAAACATCACCGACATCATCCATCATCCCCAGCTCCTTCCCCTCATCAATCAACATCTAC CTCATCTATTGATTCTATAGATTTAGATCGTCATCCCAAGGCACATCCTCCCCATCATCCATCAGCCCCAACCCATTCTCCTGTTCAGTCACCATCTTCGTTCTCTATTGATTTCATTGATCTAGACCATCATCGCAAGAAACATCATCGCCATCACCCATCATCCCCGACCCCTTCCCATGTTCAACCACCATCTTCTTTCATTAATGAGTCATTTGATGTGGATCATCATCGCAAGAAACATCATCACCATCACCCATCAACCCCAACTCATTCCCCTGTTCAATCACCATCTTCCTCCTCTATAGATTCTCTTGATTTGGATCATCATCacaagaaacacaagaaacatcatcatcatcatcatcccCAATCTCCAATCCCTTCCCCAACTCAATCTCCATCTACTTAA
- the LOC127128425 gene encoding uncharacterized protein LOC127128425, protein MAKFFILVLVLLQVSSFMGFTKGIYTHKEHQKHHPVAPTPSPIQSPSSHSFDSLDLDHHRKKHHRHHPSSPAPSPHQSTSTSSIDSIDLDRHPKAHPPHHPSAPTHSPVQSPSSFSIDSIDLDHHRKKHHRHHPSSPTPSHVQPPSSFINESFDVDHHRKKHHHHHPSTPTHSPVQSPSSSSIDSLDLDHHHKKHKKHHHHHPQSPIPSPTQSPST, encoded by the exons ATGGCCAAATTTTTTATCTTAGTACTAGTCTTACTTCAAGTGAGCTCTTTTATGGGCTTTACTAAAGGGATTTATACTCACAAAGAACACCAAAAACATCACCCAGTAGCCCCAACTCCATCCCCTATTCAATCACCATCTTCTCACTCTTTTGATTCTCTTGATCTTGATCATCATCGTAAGAAACATCACCGACATCATCCATCATCCCCAGCTCCTTCCCCTCATCAATCAACATCTAC CTCTTCTATTGATTCTATAGATTTAGATCGTCATCCCAAGGCACATCCTCCCCATCATCCATCAGCCCCAACCCATTCTCCTGTTCAGTCACCATCTTCGTTCTCTATTGATTCCATTGATCTAGACCATCATCGCAAGAAACATCATCGCCATCACCCATCATCCCCAACCCCTTCCCATGTTCAACCACCATCTTCTTTCATTAATGAGTCATTTGATGTGGATCATCATCGCAAGAAACATCATCACCATCACCCATCAACCCCAACTCATTCCCCTGTTCAATCACCATCTTCCTCCTCTATAGATTCTCTTGATTTGGATCATCATCacaagaaacacaagaaacatcatcatcatcatcccCAATCTCCAATCCCTTCCCCAACTCAATCTCCATCTACTTAA